The Maritimibacter sp. DP1N21-5 DNA window TCCAGCCGCCCGCCTCGGTCGTGACGAATGCATCGGCACAGGCCTTGGCCAGCGTCCTCACACGCCCGATATAGGTCTGCCGCTCGGTGACCGAGATGACGCCGCGCGCGTCCAGAAGGTTGAAGATATGCGACGCCTTGATCGCCTGGTCATAGGCCGGATGCGCCATGACGATCCGCTTGCCGGTCTTCGGATCCACGGCCTCCTGCGCGAGGAGGTTCTGACACTCGGCCTCGGCATCCTCGAAATGCCGGAGCAGCTTTTCGGTGTTCGCCACGTCGAAGTTGTGACGCGAATACTCTTCCTCGGTCTGGCGGAAGATGTCGCCATAGGTCAGTGGAATGGGCGAAGACGGATCGTTGAACGGCATGTCCATGACGTGGTCGATGCCCAGCACATACATGGCAAGGCGCTCGAGGCCATAGGTCAGCTCGCCCGATACCGGGCGACAGTCATGCCCGCCGACCTGTTGGAAATAGGTGAACTGGGACACTTCCATCCCGTCGCACCAGACCTCCCAGCCAAGGCCCCAGGCGCCCAGCGTCGGGCTTTCCCAGTCGTCCTCGACAAAACGGATGTCATGCACGGCCATGTCGATCCCGATCGCCTCGAGCGAGCCGAGGTAGAGCGCCTGCAGGTCCGGCGGCGAGGGTTTGATGAGCACCTGATACTGGTAGTAGTGCTGAAGCCGGTTCGGGTTCTCGCCATAGCGCCCGTCAGTCGGGCGG harbors:
- a CDS encoding glycine--tRNA ligase subunit alpha; protein product: MSQAPVTAPKSFQEIILRLQTYWANKGCAVLQPYDMEVGAGTFHPATTLRALGTNAWAAAYVQPSRRPTDGRYGENPNRLQHYYQYQVLIKPSPPDLQALYLGSLEAIGIDMAVHDIRFVEDDWESPTLGAWGLGWEVWCDGMEVSQFTYFQQVGGHDCRPVSGELTYGLERLAMYVLGIDHVMDMPFNDPSSPIPLTYGDIFRQTEEEYSRHNFDVANTEKLLRHFEDAEAECQNLLAQEAVDPKTGKRIVMAHPAYDQAIKASHIFNLLDARGVISVTERQTYIGRVRTLAKACADAFVTTEAGGWTPENAA